From the genome of Mastacembelus armatus chromosome 12, fMasArm1.2, whole genome shotgun sequence:
ACAGCAGTAGGCTTGACTGTGAGCCtgatttaaaacaacacaaagggACAGGTTATACACTACCCATTCATATGACAATGAAGGCATTAATGTGGGCACACCTATAGAAACTTTCTTATCTTAGCTTTCCTATCTCTGTCTTTAGTCTCTGTTGATTAATTGTGCCTGGTAAACAAACATTATCCACTCAGGTGAAGATTTAGGGTGTGACTTTTTCACGGTCTCTGCCGTGTTGTGCTTATAGGTCATCTCCAAAGCCAGAAAGGCTCTTAAGTTTGCACAAGAGGTAAGTTCATGAGAATAAAAACTTATTTATTAACTTCtaatttaaatctgtttttaaattatgagaaatctgtttttaaattatgagtatgttaataatataaacaatttGCAGAATGTAAATAGTCCTAAGAATCGTGGAAGTGTAATAATGCTGCACATAACATCAGCCCACTAAACTGTTGTTACTGATGCATTTATTATGAAAAACCTCCTTCATTGGTGTTGCTGGTTGAAGTGgagtaagttttattttataatgatataatgatatttttgtgtgtctttaaaaTAACCATGACACACAAGCAATAAAATAAGAGACTTGAATTATAAAGTAACAAGAATAGggaaatgtatgaaaaaaaataaaaaatgtaactgtaCAAATATACTAGATAGATTCCACCACAGGAGAAATTACTGCTAAGTATCAATATGTCTTACAGAAATAACTATGTATTTATCCACAGGACTCTCTTCAGAAGAAAATACTTATTCATGAAACTGTACACTGACCCTTCAACTGAGTTCTTTATTTAAACTGGGGACAGTGGTGTTTATtatgtgttgtatttttttctcagctgATTTGTCAGACAACACTGGTGCTTGTCTTGCACCAACAGAACTACTGTTGCTGCCTTACAGATGCAGATATTACCAACACAATAATGTTTCAGTTGCATTCTCATTATGGGGGAAGGATATTCGTTCAGTGTAGTTTCAAGCAAGTGTTTCGAGCTGTTCTCTAAGACGTGGAGAATGAGGACTGGCTAAAGCCTGAGACAAATCTCTTCTCAGTGTAGAAACACTTATtttcacactgaaatgaaaaaatttGTGTATTCACTTGTTTCATCTCAGGGCATAAATCACGTTTCTCTGTCAGTAATTTTGTTTCTAGCCATGACAGTTCGTGGCATGAAATCTTCGTAACATGATCACATTAGCGTCATAAAATTTAAAAGCCCATGAAAATAATCTATCTGGATTTTCTTTCAGAGTCTGCTTTGACTTTGATGCTGACAGCTGGAGGGTAATGTGACAGGTCATCTAGTGAATTGTggaatttaaaaatgtactgtatgctgTTTCACCAGTAAAACATGTTGTGTAGACTCTTGAGTTTATGGGTTGTGGCACAGCGCTTATCTAAATTATTGCTTTGcctctgcttttttttcagtttttctgctatacacattttctttaataaattgAGAGATATGTTAAAcaaattgctttgtttttatgtttgtaacCTCGTTTTGATTATATAAATTAGAACAGACTATGATGAAAGAAGCAAAGTGAATGTCACTGCAGCTGTTAATTTCTTTCTCCTCATGTGACAAGGaagttttcattatttcaccTGTTTCAGATTAAAGACAGATGAAGTTTTCCAAGTTTGTACCAGGAGTTCACCTTTGGTCACATTTACGTAAATGGGTCCTCTGTGGTTTTCTGTAATTGTAACTGATTTAGACTAAGCCATTACACAGGGCCAGATAGCCAACTCCTGCTATAAAGCACGAACCAAGGATTAGTCCAATCCCTCAGTCACCCTGCTGTTACTGATTATATCCTGTAAAAAGCTTATTGTGGTCAAAATGAGTTAATCATGAATTCTAATTTAAACCTAAACAATCTGTTTAGCATTTCCTTGCTAAAATACCTTTAATCATCACACGGTTGATGGTGATAATATAAAGACTAAATTACTATTTGAGATGCCTTGgtgcagaaaaaaatactgaagCTGTGTTAATTAAGGATTGTAGGATTTTAACATCTCTGGGACAAAGCCAAGTGTCCTGTGGTTGATCCAATTTAGAAACTTTTGTACTCACTgattgtttgtgtgagtgaattgtaagagaagaaacacacatgctggaaaaggaaaacagaagtCGAACATGCATTTCCTGCAGACATATGCTTTGATTTTGACCCTGCGAAAGACAATGGTAAGGAGACTGCCTCCCCTCAGCAATGCAccaacaggaagaagcacaTTCACTGGATAGGAGAAAATACATTCCAGCAAGACTTACAACACTATCACGAGTAACAGAGAGACACCATAGAGCAAatacttgtgttttttcagagCACCTTTTTATTACAAATCATAGAAATGAATTCAAAATAATGCATATTCACAAAAAGCTTTCATGTCTTTGTCAGGAACAAATTCATTGTCATTGTGATACTCAACAAATACATGAAAGCTCACTCACActcaaccacaaacacacaccagcagacTGTCAAAGCAGTCACCTTTTAATGGGGCCCTACACCAGCCTGAAAACATTTGTCAGctgccatctgtctgtctgtctgggaCTCCCCCCAGCTCTATCCCTGTCTCCCCTTACAACACTCTTATCAGACTCCAACACCTCTCACCAATTGGCACACccttcatgcacacacacacacgcaggcgCACACAGACAGACGAAACACTTCTGGTTGTGATGCAGACACTACATATTGAACTGGTGAATGGGGTAGTCCAGTAGATATCACAACTCAAGTgcttacaaatgaaaacaagaggatttaagaaaaatatatcAGAGTTAAAAGCTCAGTACTTTGCATTAATTCCACAGCAGAACcaagagaaacacaacagcatGTTGTCCTACATTCCACTTTTTCCAAAAAGTCTGGTCTATGGTTGGTCCCTTGTATTAAGTAGCTCAGTTTTTTGTCTCTGCTACTGAAAGTGAGCTGGAGTGTGGTTAAATCCAAAAACCACAAGCCTGACTGTTGTCACCTACAGTAGTCCACGCAGACGGAGGAGAGCAAAAGTGACACCCTGAAAGCCACTGCAGATGATCTGACAGGACGCACGTGATGCTGTAAGGTTTTGATTTATCTGCATTGTTCCATATTGTTCACctctttcccagcatgcctctgGGCCCTCAGCTGTGGTCACACCTTTGTTGCTAGAGACTGAACCTCTGTCTTCTGAGAGGAGAGGGAGCTGGCAGGGCTGGTATGCAAGGACTTCTTCAGGTTGAGTAGACACAGACACTGGGATCTGAAGCGCAGGTCAAAGAAGGCATAGAGGAAGGGGTTGAGGCAGCTGTTAATGTAGGCCAGACAGGTGGCGTAAGGGTGAGCCAGCAGCAGAAAGCGGAGAAAGGCACAGCTGGCGGGAAACAGGTCCAGGTAGGAGAGGGCGTCAGCACACTTCAGAACATGGAAAGGCATCCAGCAGACAGCGAACACCACTACCAGTGTGGTGATGATCTTCAGGagcctcctctttctctggtCTTCTTTGCGCAGAGTGTTGAAGTGTCGGGTGACGGTGCAGCCTATGAATCCATAGCACACCATCATCGCCAAGAAAGGCAGAAGAAAGCCCAGAGCTGAAGAGGAGATGCTGAGACCAGCGACCCACAGGTTCTCTTGTTTTTTAGTTGTCACCAGGCTAAAGTCCATGGCACAGGATGTGCGGTTGCTAGTTGAATCATATATGGTGGTGCGAAAGATCAGGGTCGGGGCAGCCAGGAGACCTGAGAGCAACCAGATGGCTCTCAGGCAGCCTCGCATGTGGCCACGGGTACGCAGCTGGGTGCTGGACAAGGAGTGGACAATGGCCAAGTAGCGGTCAAAGCTCATGCAGGTGAGGCAGAAGATGCTGGCATACATGTTGAGCAGGACCACATAGCTGCTGATCTTACACAGGGCCACTCCAAAGGGCCAGTTGTAGCCCATGGCTGTGTAGACAGCCCACAGAGGCAGGGTGACCACGAAGGTGAGGTCAGCTATGGCCAGGTTACCGATGTAGACGTCAGCAGCTCGCCGCTTGTTCTGGGCTCTCCACACAGTGAAGATGACCACCCCATTTCCAGACAGGCCGAGGATAAAAATGAGCATGTAGAGCACCGGGATGACAGAGTATGACGGTGTCCACTCAGAATAGTCACACATGGTGTCGTTTTCTGTCTCCTCATAGTCGTAATAATCATAAGAGTGTTCAGTTGGTAGCACCTccattctctctcttctcttcttgtcCTTTTTTATAAGGAAGAAAATTGCCTGCTTGGTGGCGATAGATTCACAGTAGCTGACAGTAGTCTGTGTGTTGCTGCATGGAGAAACATTCGCACCCTTATATAACCCCCAGATATGTACCCTCCCAGGAAAACGCCTCCTCCCCTCCCACTGCCCCCCTCTGAAGAACACGCTCTCTTACTGCACACACCCGCCCTGCTCTCTATACAATTTGTGCTTCAGTATCACAGTTTCAGTAATTGTAACAAGGGGTGAAATgctaatactttttttttttaggagtttccttcctcttctgAATTTTTCatgcacaaaatataaaaaagttgatttataaaggcaaaataaaacTCTCTTATCTTTGAGGATTATAAATGTAACTGCAATACAGATTTTCTTGCTGGGAATGAAAGTTCACCAGGCATGTCTGGACAGTAACTCATGAGTCAAGCCTGGGCATAACAGGTTTCATGAAACAGTCAATTTTAATGTTAATTGAGAGTCGTTCTGGCACCGGAAGACTCTGTTAACATCTGAATACAGTACACAAGCAcacaatttacttttttttttcccatctgtACATGTTCAAACATGTAGGACcacaaaataaagacagaataaagtAAACTTAGGTgcaacagatttattttttatcaaaatattttcttaaaaataaaaagatccaccttaaaaaaaaaaaaaacactgagcaatGAGTAAATCATTGATTTTAAAGAATAAACATTTACCTGTTTAACTTCATGGACCTCTGGGTCAAAGAGTCAGTCCAAGCACATGCTGTGGAGCCAAAGTGTTTAAATTCACAAAAACGTAATTCAAATTGTAGTGGGGATACAATTTGGGAAGTCtggaatatttttacatttctgcatGCTTTAATCATAAAAACCATGgaatattttacaatatttaattGTGAGCTTCATATAAAATTACATGCATTGAGTTGTTACAAGCTCGTATAAAGAATGTGAACCTTTCTTGCAGTGTGGCATAAGATGATTTTTCCAAATTCAAAGGTGGAAAATAAATGGGCCCACTCTACAGTAAGTGGTCAAATAAGTACAACACACTTTCTTATTCCCCTCTTCCATGTggctttgtgtatttgttagCCCAGATGGGACGCCTCAGTCTTCAGCCTCTTCCGTCTCTCAGCAGAGTGGCAGCAGTGGCGCCGTGGCACCGACCTTTAGACACAACTAGTGTATCACTCAACAATCTCTTCCTCCACCcctccatctctgcctcctccatcttcctcctctcccttccccgctcatctcctccttcctctgatTATGAAGATGAGGATTTGTTCCGTTCTTCTCTGCTTTTGCCAGTGTCATTTTCTCACAGAGAACTGCTTGTTGTTGCCAGTGATTGTGATGCAAACAGGTTGTGTTTGATAATCaaactgatgtgtttgtgtgcctccACCCAAACTCTGTCCTCCCTTGCTCTGCTTAATTGCCCGTCCGGCTCTCTGCTGCAGGACGTTGggcagaacaggaaaaaaagcaacGTGAAGTGATTCACAACAGGCTTCCTATCTCTGCTTCGGCAGGGCTGAggtttgtttttagctgtgcTCATTGACGGGGACGTGAATATACGCCTAAATAAAACTCTTGGCTTGATGAGTACATCAGTCTATTCTTTTCCCAAAATCCCTTTCTCATGAGCATTGTCTTTCAACTGCTAAAAATagtgaacaaaaaaacagattttttcaAATCTGATGTTGATGCTTTTATTTCCTGAGATTTGGTATTATGACATAAATGCTGAGACTAACTatattttctcacatttttccTATTTTAAGTCTTGTGGAGTGACAAGTTCCAACTGGACTGAGCTTGAACCCCCTTGCCGAGCAGCTATCACTCCACTCAGCATCAACCCCAGACCCTGTTTCACAACATCCAgcctctgtttttcctcctaaTTGCCCACCTGTGTCTCAAAttgattattgttgttgttgttggtgtccTCTCATGTGTGGCCTCATGCTGTAAACCACACACCATGAAGACACCAAGACCTGCCTCATGTTTTTCACTCTTATTTAACTGCACCAAGGCGCTTCCCCCATCCTTCATCCTTGTCCTTCATTTGACTGTTGTCCATCAGCACTCAGTGCATTACCAACAACACATCCGGGGTATGTAGAAGAAGATGATTACTTATTCTCTAAAGTTACGCAAAGGCAGACagtcacacaagcacacactctGCAGGTCTGTCTGCAGGGCAGCTCCCCTTTTATCTTTTATTGTGACCTTGCGTCTCTGCGTGTTTATGAGCCTGTTTTTGGTGATACTTCTAGTGCCTATAGAGGATGAGGTGTGTATGAGGGTTGGTGGGGTCTGACAgttgtttgatgtgtgtgttaagCTGCCACAGACCACATGCATGGGCCCCCCCTGTGCTGAGACAGCTGGTTCCTCCGGGCTTAATTTGCAATCTGATAAACGCTGAGCCAGACCTAAGCTGAAAATTCATGATATCACACGTCTAATACCATAACAACTGATAACTAGCAGACAGCCGTGAGGAAAAAGAGACCCTCAAGTAGATACTGGCCCATCAGTGCCAGTTACATAACCAATCACATCAACAGTCTGCTCTGAACTTTTAATTATCTTAAAGCTGTCAAAGTTAACACTGAGCACAGCTGGACGCCTTGAACATTTGGGTGTCGTTACCGCCTGCTCCTCTCCGTTACCCTCCCTTTGCTGTTTGCAGCAGGGATGATGAGGTGATTGACACCAGCTTGTTAGACACAAAGGCCACCAGGATGAGAGAGGTCTGTGCCTCTTCTCACTGTGCCAATAATGGCTTCAGATAGAGTTTCAAGAGGATTTGATTGGAGGATATGACAGGACACTTTCCTAGATAGACTTGTGCTGTAGTCACATCAGAACAGCTTGGTGCATGGGTTGATAAATTTATATAGTTTATTATAGTTTATGACCAATTAATATACCCTAATACACTAGTCTGATTCTGATTAAACACTAAACAGGACACATTCTCAGTCCAAATTGGCCAAAGTCCACAGTCCAAGAAACCAGACCAGTTCTGTTGacagatttcaaaataagaccaaaaccaaaaatgcaATAGCCTGTCACACAAGACTTTTCTGACTTCTTCTCAGTTAATTGtagggttttgtttttgcatgggATTTTTTGATAGGGGACAAAAATATTGTATGACTAGAAATATCTTTATAGGGGTCAGCATTTGTGCATTGGTTGGTaccgttgcctcacagaaagaaggttcTGCGTTTAAATTCTGTTTGACTTGTGACTTGTCTCTTACAATTCTGTTTGACCTTTTCTGTGTGGAACTTGCATGTTCCCCcgaaacacatgcaggttaggttaaagCCATAATAAACTGAAATCTGCCCAGGCAGCTGGTGATAAAGTCATGAGTGCTGAATGTGAAAACATAGTTATCTGTTGCTTTTCCCCTTTGAGTCGTGCATGTGACTCCATATCCCTTCTGGTTGACCTTTTTCAGGAAGCACCCTCATTGTCAGCTTGCTGAGTTTGTATTTAAATAAGAACAGCAGTGGTGTGTGGTATGTGCAGCAGGCTAGTCAGCCACTGATGACCCCACTACACTGCATCCCCTCAGACCAGAGCAGAAGCAGCTATTCTGAATGAGGAGCTAAACAACCACATCAACGGATGTCTAATTCCAGTTTTCAGTTTGTAGGTTACTTGACCGGAAGACTCTGATTATAAATCCCTGCGTtcactaaaacaaaagaaacaaaaggttAATTTATCTTTTATATGAACAAGGACCCACATTTTCAAGTGCACCGCTGGACTGACTGTATGATGCAGGCACATGATCGTTTATTGCATATGGGACAAACAGTTTGAGCATATCATGCCCAACAAACaaattcagaaaatgtttttaaataaatgttttaaatatgttaatTTAAACCACTTGCAAAGCAGAGAAATGCCATCTAAAGCTTTCTGCTGCCTCAAAACTTAAtaaaacctgcacacacatttcctcttcctgtACATCCAGGAGGGGAGAGTCTCCTGAGTGAAAAACTGATGTTAATCACAAAACCATGTGAAGCAGTGACGGATCAGAGAACAGGCGTTAAGTCAAAAACTGTGAATTATTGTATGTGCACTACAGGACTTAGAAAATGTAACATGAACCATTTAATAGATTTTTATACCGACTGTCTGAAACTCACAGATCTTTGAAACACAAACCTCAGGTTTAGTTTCAAAGTTCAGAGAGGCACTCACACACGtgcacaaaacacattcacaatcCTTCATGTTCACACAGTATGTAACACCCATGACTACACTGGATGCAATACAATAAGCTATTGTAACCCCAAACCTAAGGTCTTAACGCCCATATGGTTTTGTGATTTGTCTCAATTATAACAGGCTATGAGGTCACTTgctgatgtgtgtatgtgtattttcaCCCATATAGCACAAagcaaggacacacacacacacaaagcaagtTTTTAATGCTTCTGTTGTTCACTGTTCAATTATTTTGACCACTACTAGTAAAGTACTGTGCTCAGAAAAGTAATTTCTGCACTATGACAACACGTGACAACCCTAACCCTGACGTCACTCAAACGAACAATAATGAATAACTGGGTGATATGatctaaaaataaatttgtttttcaagtCTGTGGATGatcaaaactgaaatgtcataATTGTAGGTCTTCATGTGCAAGATGGACAAAAAATGATAACATATCTGCACATATTGCATGTTTCAAATTCAGAGCATGTTGAATGAATAGAACCTTTTAGTGCACATTTTAATAActccattttcacattttatacattgtGCAAACTACAATTTGCATGAATTAAAATCAAGCACCAGTTACATACTAAATTTATTCTGAAAACATTAGTCAGTATCTCTGAAACTATCCTGCAGGCATGCACATGATTGATTccaaggaaaatatttttattttgggttaCTTATTTTCATTCTTACGAAGCTAGAAGACTTTGTTGGTCTTTCGATCTGGCTAAAGTTTCTGTTCGCGTTATCGCTTCTTGTGTTCACCGTCAATATCAGCCTGTCTCATTAAGGTCTGGTCCatgtttatctctctctctctctctctctctctctcatatacTCATGCACAGTTACATACACACTCAAAGCACTGGCCTCCCCCAACATGTATCCTCTCTAAGTCCCCGGTTTCCTTGCTGGGGAAAGAGGGGACTAGATGGACGGGAAGAGAGGAGACAGTGGGGATGTAACACAACAATAGCAGGAAGTGACTTCCGATCAATATAGATTAGGGCAAAACACAACAACGCAGCAGCAACGAGCTAACAAACATCCCCAGTGAAGagataaacacaacacaaacagtgctgaataaacagcacaaaacacCAAGTCTCAAACTCCAGGCATAAAGGCATCATAACTCAGTATTGGAAAACATAGCCCTATGGCACATTAAACCACTTACATATAAAGAATACAGCTTAGGAATCAGCTATACTGGAGACTTCATACTTGAACGTAttggttttaattattttgaagTTTTGAAGGATTGTGCAGTATTTCAAGTGTGATTGATCAGATGTCTCAATTTCACAG
Proteins encoded in this window:
- the LOC113125005 gene encoding apelin receptor B-like, translated to MEVLPTEHSYDYYDYEETENDTMCDYSEWTPSYSVIPVLYMLIFILGLSGNGVVIFTVWRAQNKRRAADVYIGNLAIADLTFVVTLPLWAVYTAMGYNWPFGVALCKISSYVVLLNMYASIFCLTCMSFDRYLAIVHSLSSTQLRTRGHMRGCLRAIWLLSGLLAAPTLIFRTTIYDSTSNRTSCAMDFSLVTTKKQENLWVAGLSISSSALGFLLPFLAMMVCYGFIGCTVTRHFNTLRKEDQRKRRLLKIITTLVVVFAVCWMPFHVLKCADALSYLDLFPASCAFLRFLLLAHPYATCLAYINSCLNPFLYAFFDLRFRSQCLCLLNLKKSLHTSPASSLSSQKTEVQSLATKV